A window of Marinobacter salarius contains these coding sequences:
- the cadR gene encoding Cd(II)/Pb(II)-responsive transcriptional regulator, with product MKIGEISKTTGIPVETIRYYEKIGLVPAPERQASGYRHYRQSHLDRLLFIKRCRNLDMAQDEIRELIRLADQPDADCSEVDALLARHLSHVRERLQELANLEDTLQQLQQACSEGRTVSECGTLGGLTSEPAHEASSGNHNHIPGTHGTR from the coding sequence ATGAAAATTGGCGAAATCTCGAAAACCACAGGCATTCCGGTAGAAACCATTCGCTACTACGAAAAAATCGGGCTGGTGCCCGCACCCGAGCGGCAAGCCAGCGGCTACCGCCATTACCGGCAAAGTCATCTCGACCGCCTGCTGTTCATCAAACGTTGCCGTAATCTGGACATGGCCCAGGATGAAATCCGCGAACTGATACGCCTGGCCGACCAGCCAGACGCTGATTGCAGCGAAGTCGACGCTTTGCTGGCCCGTCATCTCAGCCATGTAAGGGAGCGTCTTCAGGAACTGGCCAATCTGGAAGACACCCTACAACAACTTCAGCAAGCCTGTTCCGAGGGCCGCACTGTCAGCGAGTGCGGCACCCTCGGCGGACTGACTTCTGAGCCGGCCCATGAAGCATCTTCCGGCAACCACAACCATATTCCCGGCACTCACGGCACTCGCTGA
- the thpD gene encoding ectoine hydroxylase: protein MSRPQDLFPTRLERKLGMFERLDPVVHTPSERLSDGPLSAKQVREFDERGFLFFDSFFSKDEMDGFIKELKDYEDDDDLKLSEGTILEPGKEEIRSIFGIHDISERFDRLTRDAHLLNIVRQLLDSEVYIHQSRINYKPGFKGKGFNWHSDFETWHSEDGMPRMRSLSCSIVMTDNNEFNGPLMLIPGSQKYFIPCVGRTPEDNYKESLKSQDLGVPDAASLTRLMDENAIEAPKGPPGSLIIFECNTLHGSNVNMSCWPRSNLFFVYNSVHNTLEEPYCGNKPRPEFLANRKNLEPLKPVRNP, encoded by the coding sequence ATGTCACGCCCACAAGACCTGTTTCCGACACGCCTTGAACGCAAACTGGGCATGTTTGAGCGACTGGATCCTGTGGTACATACCCCTTCGGAGCGCTTGTCGGACGGCCCACTGTCCGCCAAACAGGTGCGAGAATTCGATGAAAGGGGGTTTCTATTTTTTGATTCCTTCTTCTCCAAGGACGAAATGGACGGGTTTATCAAAGAGCTTAAAGACTACGAGGACGATGACGACCTCAAGCTGTCCGAGGGCACCATTCTTGAGCCCGGAAAGGAGGAGATTCGATCCATCTTCGGCATTCATGACATTTCGGAACGCTTTGACCGGCTGACCCGGGATGCTCACTTGCTCAACATCGTGCGGCAGTTGCTGGACAGCGAGGTCTACATCCACCAATCGCGGATCAACTACAAGCCCGGTTTCAAGGGCAAGGGGTTCAACTGGCATTCCGATTTCGAAACCTGGCACAGTGAAGACGGCATGCCGCGTATGCGCAGCCTCAGTTGTTCCATCGTGATGACCGACAACAACGAGTTCAACGGCCCGTTGATGCTGATTCCGGGTTCCCAGAAGTACTTTATCCCCTGTGTCGGCCGCACACCGGAAGACAACTACAAGGAATCCCTCAAAAGCCAGGACCTCGGGGTTCCAGACGCCGCCAGTCTCACCCGGTTAATGGACGAGAACGCCATTGAGGCACCCAAGGGACCACCGGGGTCGTTAATCATTTTTGAGTGCAACACACTGCATGGTTCCAACGTGAATATGTCGTGCTGGCCGCGAAGCAATCTGTTTTTCGTTTACAACAGCGTTCACAATACCTTGGAAGAGCCCTATTGTGGCAATAAACCACGGCCTGAATTTCTGGCCAACCGGAAAAATCTGGAACCATTGAAGCCGGTCAGGAACCCATAA
- a CDS encoding DUF2845 domain-containing protein — protein sequence MRFSLSSSVLMLLVLPGLAALPGAANGAFRCGSSLVDVGDWPVEVEERCGAPDYVATYPTASVPGIGIVGEVEHWYYNPGPQGFIRRLEFRNGKLRHEHSLGYGFAGDSAGDCSPARLQSGLSEFEMVAYCGEPLSRRVTWESVGRGSTVPGHYGANQLVPVEEWLYETGKTQFRRIVTLRNGRVVHVETAKKPMGN from the coding sequence ATGCGTTTTTCGTTATCAAGCAGTGTGCTGATGCTTTTGGTGCTTCCGGGGTTGGCTGCCTTGCCGGGCGCTGCCAATGGTGCCTTTCGTTGTGGCTCCTCACTGGTGGATGTCGGCGACTGGCCGGTAGAGGTGGAAGAGCGCTGCGGTGCGCCGGACTATGTAGCGACCTACCCAACGGCCAGCGTTCCCGGAATAGGTATTGTTGGCGAAGTCGAGCATTGGTACTACAACCCGGGCCCACAGGGATTTATCCGCCGCCTTGAGTTCAGGAACGGCAAGCTCCGGCATGAGCACAGTCTGGGCTATGGCTTCGCCGGCGACAGTGCCGGTGACTGTTCTCCGGCGCGACTTCAAAGTGGTCTCAGCGAATTCGAAATGGTGGCCTATTGTGGCGAGCCGCTTTCCCGGCGGGTCACCTGGGAATCGGTTGGCCGTGGATCAACGGTCCCCGGTCATTACGGTGCCAATCAACTGGTACCTGTGGAAGAATGGCTGTACGAGACCGGGAAGACCCAGTTCCGCCGCATCGTGACGTTGCGTAATGGTCGGGTGGTTCACGTGGAGACCGCCAAGAAACCAATGGGAAACTGA
- a CDS encoding HAD family hydrolase, translated as MARFSDGLPAPSVLMFDWHGTLVDTHDAMFSAMEEMLPQLEDLGLVDRLLPEDKCRTSDDARLVRYIRIFRRLHPRILAERRVSRTDIFNAIFGDDKDAKLIAHKAYNDCYRKYFGKVRPFQQGAYEYLTAMKEMGIRLAVSTNRNREFLDKELGMVDEGRWRNLFDVTVCADDVTEYKPDPEVITRVLEKLGLPVDEQAWYVGDSYVDMLTANRAGVSGVFYNGACWEPDRIDSWFSYRDAPAAILDSFEDLIDLLALLERHQPKAFRATPAEVRPRPYPRPEPPQPRIEPDWHPAVVSLIRPSVVLFDWHATLVDTLDAMYHAVDDMFPEFEELGLVSRMLAPEDSKTPEDARLVAYVREFARLHPKVRADRKISRTDIFEVLFGDDQEAKQIAHKAFNRHYREHFGTVKAFEPKVRAVLEGLRRIGIHVGVITNRDREFFEHELAAVEDTGWTHLFDVDVCGDDTPLRKPHPDQLYLAVQKLDYPPDPSVWYVGDSTTDVIAAKRAGMTAVFFNGAQWDLPWLNRIFPGTHKHPDKPDVVVNDFSEFWALVLACEIGPP; from the coding sequence ATGGCCCGATTCAGCGATGGACTGCCCGCACCCTCGGTGCTGATGTTTGACTGGCATGGCACGCTGGTGGATACGCATGACGCCATGTTCAGCGCCATGGAAGAGATGCTGCCACAGTTGGAAGACCTGGGTCTGGTGGACCGGCTGCTGCCCGAGGACAAATGTCGCACCTCAGACGATGCCCGCCTGGTCCGCTACATACGGATCTTTCGGCGGCTGCACCCGCGCATTCTGGCGGAGCGGCGGGTATCTCGTACCGACATTTTCAACGCCATCTTTGGCGACGATAAAGACGCCAAGCTGATTGCCCATAAAGCCTACAACGATTGTTACCGGAAATACTTCGGCAAGGTTCGGCCCTTCCAGCAGGGCGCCTACGAGTACCTGACCGCCATGAAGGAAATGGGTATCCGGCTGGCGGTGTCCACCAACCGCAACCGGGAGTTCCTGGACAAGGAGCTGGGCATGGTGGACGAGGGGCGCTGGCGCAACCTGTTTGACGTTACGGTATGCGCCGACGATGTCACCGAGTACAAGCCCGACCCGGAAGTGATTACCCGCGTGCTGGAGAAACTGGGGCTGCCAGTCGACGAACAGGCCTGGTATGTGGGCGATAGCTACGTGGATATGCTCACGGCCAACCGTGCCGGGGTATCGGGTGTTTTCTACAACGGCGCCTGTTGGGAGCCGGATCGAATTGACAGTTGGTTCAGTTATCGCGACGCTCCGGCCGCCATACTGGACAGCTTCGAAGACCTCATAGACCTGTTGGCGTTGTTGGAACGACATCAGCCAAAGGCGTTTCGGGCCACTCCTGCGGAAGTCCGGCCACGGCCCTACCCGCGTCCGGAACCGCCACAGCCCCGCATTGAGCCGGACTGGCATCCTGCCGTTGTCAGCCTGATCCGCCCGTCGGTGGTGTTGTTCGACTGGCACGCCACGTTGGTGGATACCCTGGACGCGATGTATCACGCGGTGGACGATATGTTCCCGGAATTCGAGGAGCTGGGCCTGGTCAGCCGTATGCTGGCGCCGGAAGACAGCAAGACACCGGAAGATGCCCGGCTGGTGGCTTACGTGCGGGAGTTTGCCAGGCTTCACCCCAAGGTTCGGGCCGACCGAAAAATCTCACGTACTGATATTTTCGAGGTGTTGTTTGGTGACGACCAGGAGGCCAAACAGATTGCCCACAAAGCGTTCAATCGTCACTACCGAGAGCATTTTGGAACGGTAAAAGCGTTTGAACCAAAGGTGCGGGCCGTTCTCGAGGGGCTTCGACGCATTGGCATTCATGTGGGTGTTATTACCAATCGTGACCGGGAGTTTTTCGAGCATGAACTGGCCGCCGTGGAAGACACCGGCTGGACGCATCTGTTCGATGTGGACGTCTGTGGAGACGACACGCCGCTGAGAAAACCTCATCCCGATCAACTTTATCTTGCCGTGCAGAAGCTGGATTACCCGCCAGACCCGAGCGTCTGGTACGTGGGCGACAGCACCACTGACGTCATTGCCGCCAAGCGCGCGGGCATGACGGCGGTGTTTTTCAACGGTGCGCAGTGGGACTTGCCCTGGCTGAACCGGATTTTTCCGGGCACTCACAAGCATCCGGACAAGCCGGATGTGGTGGTCAATGACTTTTCGGAATTCTGGGCGCTGGTGCTGGCCTGCGAAATCGGCCCGCCGTGA
- a CDS encoding response regulator transcription factor: protein MSDVKTSILVVDDDLAIRELLHEHLSRVGYDVMTAAEGDSMRRTLSEARIDLIVLDVMLPGDDGFTLCREIREHSQVPIIMLTASSDETDRVVGLEIGADDYLAKPFSARELQARVKALLRRSGFNRADNPRFVCFDRWRLDTQAHELISDQGEATPLSGADFSLLQLFLAHPNEVLDRDTISGVTRGRESMPLDRVVDVAVSRLRQRLGDQGRSPRLIKTVRGAGYLLAATVTHGAE, encoded by the coding sequence ATGTCTGATGTAAAAACATCGATTCTGGTTGTTGACGACGACCTGGCAATCCGTGAATTGTTGCATGAGCACCTGTCTCGTGTCGGCTACGATGTCATGACCGCGGCCGAGGGCGACAGTATGCGCCGCACTCTGTCAGAGGCACGGATCGATCTGATTGTCCTTGACGTCATGTTGCCGGGCGATGATGGTTTTACGCTGTGCCGGGAGATTCGCGAGCACTCGCAGGTGCCGATCATCATGCTGACCGCGAGCTCGGACGAAACCGACCGTGTGGTCGGCCTTGAAATCGGTGCCGACGACTACCTGGCCAAGCCTTTCAGCGCCCGGGAGTTACAGGCCCGGGTCAAGGCACTGTTGCGACGTTCCGGGTTCAATCGGGCGGACAATCCCCGGTTCGTGTGCTTTGATCGCTGGCGGCTGGACACCCAGGCCCATGAGCTTATCTCGGACCAGGGAGAAGCCACTCCGTTGTCCGGCGCGGATTTTTCATTGTTGCAACTGTTCCTGGCACACCCCAACGAAGTCCTGGATCGTGACACCATTTCCGGCGTTACCCGGGGGCGGGAGTCCATGCCGCTGGACCGGGTGGTGGATGTGGCGGTCAGCCGCCTGCGCCAGCGCTTGGGAGATCAGGGGCGCAGCCCCAGGCTAATCAAGACGGTGCGAGGGGCAGGGTATCTGCTGGCGGCAACGGTGACCCATGGCGCGGAATAA
- a CDS encoding ATP-binding protein, which produces MARNNEGAVETGRKVWRLVPSSLLGRILLLTLLAMGVAQVASSVIWVGTFRAQQVEGLVNTTRNLASSAAATTQFFKSLPLEYRHIVLDQLRDMGGSRFFVSLNDKHIDMRALPDSERKRLVTDEVVAVLKSRLGKSINLHVEFVHPDDLRILNTQLPLDALPKSWAHYALTLEPIKPPVLVTQVEIATGEWLYLASLLPAPYVSLDDESIPGQQIVFILVMIGVLFPVLAWLVRRQTRPLHKLARAARDLPLDEHRSPLREQGSAEIVAVTRGFNTMHRRLQSYISDRDQLFRAISHDLKTPITRLRLRADLIDDADIRERFESDLQELELLVKGALQGMKDTDIHENVELVDIDGMLRRMAEAYGGESPRVVVEGNCAAYRGKPLALKRCLGNLVDNAVKYGDSATISVEDSPEQLTIHVRDYGPGIPEVELGRIFEPYYRLGQEHRRGHGLGLGIARNIAQSHGGDLEIANWPGGGLDVTLTLPRH; this is translated from the coding sequence ATGGCGCGGAATAATGAGGGGGCCGTAGAAACCGGCCGCAAGGTCTGGCGTCTTGTGCCCTCGTCGCTTCTCGGACGCATCCTGTTGCTGACTCTGCTGGCAATGGGCGTTGCCCAGGTCGCCTCCAGTGTGATCTGGGTAGGCACATTCCGCGCCCAACAGGTGGAGGGCCTGGTGAACACCACCCGCAACCTGGCCTCATCAGCGGCGGCAACGACACAGTTCTTCAAGTCTCTGCCACTGGAATACCGGCATATCGTGCTGGACCAGCTGCGGGATATGGGAGGCTCCCGCTTTTTTGTCTCCCTCAACGACAAACACATCGATATGCGTGCGTTGCCTGACAGTGAACGCAAGCGCCTGGTGACAGACGAAGTCGTGGCGGTGTTGAAAAGCCGGTTGGGCAAATCGATCAATCTGCACGTGGAATTTGTTCACCCCGATGATCTGCGAATACTGAATACCCAGTTGCCATTGGATGCGTTGCCGAAATCCTGGGCTCACTATGCTTTGACACTGGAACCCATCAAACCACCTGTTCTGGTGACCCAGGTGGAGATTGCTACAGGAGAGTGGCTGTACCTGGCTTCGCTGTTGCCGGCGCCCTATGTCTCGCTGGATGATGAAAGCATCCCGGGCCAGCAGATCGTGTTTATCCTGGTGATGATAGGGGTTCTGTTCCCGGTGCTGGCCTGGCTGGTGCGTCGCCAGACCCGACCATTGCACAAGCTGGCCAGGGCAGCGCGGGACCTGCCGCTGGATGAACACCGATCACCATTGAGAGAGCAGGGTAGTGCGGAAATTGTGGCGGTAACCCGTGGCTTCAATACCATGCATCGGCGGCTACAAAGTTACATCAGCGACAGGGATCAGCTGTTCCGCGCCATCTCCCACGATCTGAAAACCCCGATAACCCGGCTTCGCCTGCGCGCCGACCTGATTGACGATGCCGACATTCGCGAGCGATTCGAGAGCGACCTTCAGGAGCTGGAATTGCTGGTGAAGGGGGCCTTGCAGGGTATGAAGGACACCGACATCCATGAAAACGTGGAGTTGGTCGATATTGACGGCATGTTACGGCGAATGGCGGAAGCGTATGGAGGAGAGAGCCCGCGGGTAGTCGTGGAAGGAAACTGCGCGGCTTATCGCGGCAAACCACTGGCGCTCAAACGATGCCTGGGTAACCTGGTGGACAATGCCGTCAAGTATGGGGACTCTGCGACCATCAGTGTGGAGGACTCCCCAGAGCAGTTGACGATCCACGTCAGGGATTACGGGCCGGGTATTCCGGAGGTCGAACTTGGACGGATTTTCGAGCCTTACTACCGCCTGGGTCAGGAGCATCGGCGGGGTCATGGGCTAGGTCTTGGTATAGCCCGTAACATTGCCCAAAGCCATGGTGGCGACCTTGAAATAGCGAATTGGCCAGGCGGTGGCCTGGACGTCACCCTCACGCTGCCCCGACATTGA
- a CDS encoding carbohydrate porin, whose amino-acid sequence MNTHKTYRSALILGARPLHRLTAVVSVASLGLFAGQAYAQESVEERLSALEQQLAEVEPHAKGEQGFSFNTYARSGLLLNSDGKSAPGGPYLTPAGSVGGAVGRLGNEPDTYLEAILTANNYFGNVQWLINGMSAADNDERVVGGVMEAVDSGVQTMLAYHGDHGGNQQRPLCGRGRVPMVDLQHPPGQRTGRQL is encoded by the coding sequence ATGAATACCCATAAAACGTATCGTTCTGCCCTGATCCTGGGCGCCAGGCCCCTTCACAGACTGACAGCCGTCGTAAGCGTGGCGTCGTTGGGATTGTTCGCCGGCCAGGCGTATGCCCAGGAGAGCGTGGAAGAACGCCTGTCCGCCCTGGAGCAACAATTGGCTGAGGTCGAACCCCATGCCAAAGGTGAGCAGGGCTTCTCCTTCAATACCTACGCCCGTTCCGGACTGCTGCTCAACAGCGATGGTAAAAGTGCTCCCGGCGGCCCCTACCTGACCCCCGCTGGCTCTGTTGGTGGGGCCGTGGGTCGGCTGGGTAACGAGCCGGATACCTATCTCGAAGCCATCCTTACCGCCAATAATTATTTCGGCAACGTGCAGTGGCTGATCAATGGTATGTCTGCTGCGGATAACGATGAGCGTGTCGTAGGGGGCGTTATGGAGGCCGTTGACTCAGGTGTGCAAACCATGCTGGCCTACCACGGCGATCATGGCGGAAACCAGCAAAGACCGTTATGTGGAAGGGGACGAGTACCAATGGTTGACCTTCAACACCCGCCTGGCCAACGAACTGGGCGCCAACTTTGA
- a CDS encoding carbohydrate porin has translation MTFNTRLANELGANFEMQYEASWQVMDLQTEGYEGRGDVDGDYARFTIAPTFKPQVGGFWNRPEIRVFASYSTWDDELNRYDGGDALGQEDFGGSQWTFGTQMEVWF, from the coding sequence TTGACCTTCAACACCCGCCTGGCCAACGAACTGGGCGCCAACTTTGAGATGCAGTACGAAGCCTCCTGGCAGGTGATGGACCTGCAAACGGAAGGCTACGAAGGCCGTGGTGACGTGGATGGCGACTACGCCCGCTTTACCATCGCCCCGACCTTCAAGCCCCAGGTAGGCGGCTTCTGGAACCGCCCGGAAATTCGGGTTTTTGCCAGCTACTCCACCTGGGATGACGAGCTAAACCGCTACGACGGTGGCGATGCCCTGGGGCAGGAAGACTTTGGCGGCAGCCAATGGACCTTTGGCACCCAGATGGAAGTCTGGTTCTAA
- a CDS encoding ABC transporter substrate-binding protein has product MKSFKRHLTALAVSAALMPTAAVQAGEVEVLHWWTAGGEARAAAALKKMMEEQGHTWKDFAVAGGGGEAAMTVLKTRAVSGNPPAAAQIKGLDIREWAELGFLTSLDSVAEAENWDQLIPPMISDVMKYEGKYVAVPVNVHRVNWLWVNPEVMKDVGVEVPTTLDEFFEVADKLKAEGYIPLAHGGQPWQDATVFDAVALAELGPDDYRKAFVDHDMDVINSAKMEEVFAQFAKVMSYVDDDAAGRDWNTATGMVIRGEAAMQIMGDWAKGEFTAAGLTPGEDYVCAPAPGTTGQFTFNVDSFAMFTLSEEEDIKAQKDLARTILEPEFQTLFNQNKGSIPVRTDMDMSDFDTCAQASMDTFKSSADDGGLVPSFSHGLATTSYIQGQIFDVVTNFVNSNNPDPAKTTDQLAAAIKSAM; this is encoded by the coding sequence ATGAAATCGTTCAAACGTCATCTTACAGCTCTGGCGGTCTCTGCCGCCCTGATGCCAACAGCGGCCGTTCAGGCCGGAGAGGTTGAGGTTCTGCACTGGTGGACCGCTGGTGGGGAAGCGCGCGCTGCGGCCGCCCTCAAGAAAATGATGGAAGAGCAGGGCCACACCTGGAAAGACTTTGCCGTGGCCGGTGGCGGTGGTGAAGCCGCCATGACCGTCCTGAAAACCCGCGCCGTCTCCGGCAATCCGCCCGCCGCCGCCCAGATCAAGGGCCTGGACATTCGTGAGTGGGCGGAACTGGGCTTTCTGACCAGCCTGGACAGCGTCGCGGAAGCGGAGAACTGGGATCAGCTTATACCGCCGATGATCTCCGACGTTATGAAATACGAAGGAAAGTACGTGGCTGTGCCGGTCAACGTACATCGGGTGAACTGGTTGTGGGTGAATCCAGAGGTCATGAAGGACGTCGGTGTCGAGGTTCCCACCACGCTGGATGAGTTCTTCGAGGTGGCCGACAAACTCAAGGCCGAGGGTTACATTCCCCTGGCGCATGGTGGCCAGCCGTGGCAGGACGCAACGGTGTTCGATGCCGTGGCACTTGCCGAGCTTGGCCCCGATGATTACCGCAAGGCCTTTGTCGACCACGACATGGACGTGATCAACAGCGCCAAAATGGAAGAGGTCTTTGCACAGTTCGCCAAGGTCATGAGCTACGTGGATGACGATGCCGCGGGCCGAGACTGGAACACCGCCACCGGTATGGTCATTCGCGGTGAGGCCGCCATGCAAATTATGGGCGACTGGGCCAAGGGTGAATTCACCGCCGCAGGTCTGACGCCAGGAGAGGATTACGTCTGCGCGCCGGCTCCAGGCACAACCGGGCAGTTCACCTTCAACGTGGACTCATTCGCCATGTTCACGCTGTCCGAGGAAGAGGACATCAAGGCACAGAAGGATCTCGCCCGAACCATCCTGGAACCGGAATTCCAGACCCTGTTCAACCAGAACAAGGGCTCAATCCCGGTTCGTACCGACATGGACATGAGTGATTTCGATACCTGTGCCCAGGCGTCGATGGATACCTTCAAGTCCAGCGCGGATGACGGCGGTCTGGTGCCAAGCTTCTCCCACGGCCTGGCGACCACCAGCTACATCCAGGGCCAGATCTTCGATGTGGTCACCAACTTCGTAAACTCCAACAACCCGGACCCGGCAAAAACCACGGACCAGTTGGCAGCCGCCATCAAGTCCGCCATGTAA
- a CDS encoding carbohydrate ABC transporter permease, protein MEHTQRRPTGVARASSGLMDGLQRWLPKLVVAPTFLLVGIGIYGYMLWTGVLSFTNSSFLPSYNFVGLEQYAKLMESERWIVASWNLAIFGGLFIGICLLIGVVLAIFLDQRIRQEGAIRTIYLYPMALSMIVTGTVWRWILNPRLGLEKLMHDWGWTSFSFDWLVNSDFAIYTIVMAAVWQASGFVMALFLAGLRGVDSSIIRAARVDGASLPVIYWKIILPSLRPVFFSSVMVLAHIAIKSFDLVMAMTAGGPGYSTDLPAVFMYAHTFTRGQMGLGSASAMLMLGAILALLVPYLYSELREKRHD, encoded by the coding sequence ATGGAACACACTCAACGTCGCCCCACCGGGGTGGCCAGGGCATCGTCTGGCCTGATGGATGGCCTGCAGCGCTGGTTGCCCAAACTGGTGGTGGCCCCGACCTTCCTGCTGGTTGGCATCGGGATCTATGGCTACATGCTATGGACGGGCGTGCTGTCATTTACCAATTCCAGCTTCCTGCCCAGTTACAATTTCGTCGGCCTTGAGCAATACGCCAAGCTGATGGAGAGCGAGCGCTGGATCGTCGCTTCATGGAATCTGGCAATTTTTGGCGGGCTCTTTATCGGCATCTGCCTGTTGATCGGCGTGGTGCTGGCGATCTTTCTGGACCAGCGCATCCGCCAGGAAGGCGCGATCCGGACTATTTATCTCTATCCCATGGCGCTGTCCATGATTGTCACCGGCACCGTCTGGCGCTGGATTCTTAACCCGCGCCTGGGGCTGGAAAAACTGATGCACGACTGGGGCTGGACGTCCTTCAGCTTCGACTGGCTGGTGAACTCTGACTTTGCCATCTACACCATTGTGATGGCGGCGGTCTGGCAGGCATCCGGCTTTGTGATGGCGCTGTTTCTGGCTGGGCTGCGCGGCGTGGATTCGTCGATCATCCGCGCGGCGCGGGTGGATGGCGCCAGCCTGCCGGTGATCTACTGGAAAATCATCCTGCCGTCGTTGCGGCCGGTGTTCTTCAGCTCGGTGATGGTGTTGGCCCACATTGCTATCAAGAGTTTTGACCTGGTGATGGCGATGACGGCGGGCGGGCCGGGCTACTCCACCGACCTGCCGGCGGTGTTCATGTACGCCCATACCTTTACCCGTGGCCAGATGGGGCTGGGCTCTGCCAGCGCCATGCTGATGCTGGGTGCGATTCTGGCATTGTTGGTGCCTTACCTGTATTCCGAACTGAGGGAGAAACGCCATGACTGA
- a CDS encoding carbohydrate ABC transporter permease, whose translation MTDMVRTGFRPSRIAIYGVLLLACLVYLIPLIVMLITSFKTPMDIRSGNLLALPTDWTTIGWTKAWSEACTGVQCEGVKGYFWNSFKMTVPAVMISTLLGAFNGYVLSKWKFKGSDLLFGMLLFGCFVPFQVVLLPMAATLGKLGMANTTAGLVLVHVIYGVAFTTLFFRNYYVAIPDALVKAARLDGAGFFTIFFRILLPMSTPIFMVSLIWQFTQIWNDFLFGVVFASGDSQPITVALNNLVNTSTGVKEYNVDMAAAMIAALPTLVVYIVAGKYFIRGLTAGSVKG comes from the coding sequence ATGACTGATATGGTTCGTACCGGCTTTCGCCCCAGCCGCATTGCTATCTATGGCGTGCTGCTTCTGGCCTGCCTGGTGTACCTGATTCCGCTGATCGTGATGTTGATCACCAGTTTCAAGACGCCCATGGATATCCGCTCTGGCAACCTGCTGGCACTGCCCACCGACTGGACAACCATCGGTTGGACCAAGGCCTGGTCCGAGGCCTGCACCGGTGTGCAGTGTGAAGGCGTGAAAGGGTATTTCTGGAACTCGTTCAAGATGACGGTGCCAGCGGTGATGATTTCCACCCTGCTGGGTGCCTTTAACGGCTATGTGCTGTCGAAATGGAAGTTCAAGGGCTCGGATCTGTTGTTCGGCATGTTGCTGTTCGGCTGTTTTGTGCCCTTCCAGGTGGTACTTCTGCCCATGGCGGCCACCCTGGGCAAGTTGGGTATGGCCAACACCACCGCCGGACTGGTGCTGGTTCACGTGATCTACGGGGTGGCCTTCACCACGCTGTTTTTCCGCAACTATTACGTGGCCATTCCCGACGCTTTGGTGAAGGCGGCCCGACTCGACGGCGCCGGCTTTTTCACCATCTTCTTCCGCATTCTTCTGCCCATGTCCACACCCATCTTCATGGTGTCACTGATCTGGCAGTTTACCCAGATCTGGAACGACTTCCTGTTTGGCGTGGTATTCGCCAGTGGCGACAGCCAGCCGATAACGGTCGCCCTGAATAACCTGGTGAACACCAGTACCGGGGTGAAGGAATACAACGTGGATATGGCCGCCGCCATGATTGCCGCCCTGCCAACGCTGGTGGTGTACATCGTGGCCGGCAAGTACTTTATACGCGGCCTGACGGCCGGCTCGGTTAAAGGGTAA